The following are encoded in a window of Dioscorea cayenensis subsp. rotundata cultivar TDr96_F1 chromosome 16, TDr96_F1_v2_PseudoChromosome.rev07_lg8_w22 25.fasta, whole genome shotgun sequence genomic DNA:
- the LOC120279547 gene encoding LOW QUALITY PROTEIN: bifunctional UDP-glucose 4-epimerase and UDP-xylose 4-epimerase 1-like (The sequence of the model RefSeq protein was modified relative to this genomic sequence to represent the inferred CDS: substituted 2 bases at 2 genomic stop codons), producing the protein MAAGRRRVLVTGGAGFIGTHTVLQLLKDGFDVAIIDNFDNSVEEAVDRVRELAGADLSKNLKFYLGDLRNKEDLDKVFLXEXVSEFDAVMHFAGLKAVGESVAKPFRYFDNNLVGSINLYKTMEKYGCKKLVFSSSATVYGQPEKIPCVEDFELKAMNPYGRTKLFLEEIARDIQNADPEWSIILLRYFNPVGAHESGRIGEDPKGIPNNLMPYIHQVAVGRLPELNVYGHDYPTKDGSAVRDYIHVVDLADGHIAALRKLFATENIGCIAYNLGTGCGTSVLEMVAAFEKASGKKIPIKLCPRRSGDATAVYASTEKAQKELGWRAKYGVAEMCRDQWNWASKNPYGYQRKP; encoded by the exons ATGGCGGCGGGCCGGAGGAGGGTTCTGGTCACCGGCGGGGCGGGGTTCATCGGCACGCACACTGTGCTGCAGCTCCTCAAGGATGGTTTCGATGTCGCCATCATCGATAACTTTGATAACTCTGTAGAAGAGGCTGTGGATCGGGTGAGGGAGCTCGCTGGAGCGGATCTCTCTAAGAATCTCAAGTTCTATCTG GGGGATCTCAGGAATAAGGAGGATCTCGACAAGGTTTTTCTCTGAGAATAAGTGAgtga ATTTGATGCTGTGATGCATTTTGCTGGGCTGAAGGCTGTTGGCGAAAGTGTTGCAAAACCTTTTCGATACTTTGACAACAATTTAGTTGGCTCCATAAATTTATACAAGACTATGGAAAAATATGGTTGTAAAAAG ctggttttttcttcttctgctacTGTTTATGGGCAACCTGAAAAGATTCCATGTGTTGAAGATTTTGAGCTGAAGGCCATGAATCCATATGGTCGGACTAAG TTGTTTCTTGAAGAGATAGCTCGTGATATTCAAAACGCTGACCCTGAGTGGAGTATAATTTTATTACGATATTTCAACCCGGTTGGAGCTCACGAAAGTGGACGGATTGGTGAAGACCCAAAGGGAATTCCAAATAATTTGATGCCTTACATCCATCAAGTTGCTGTTGGCAGGTTGCCTGAGCTAAATGTGTATGGTCATGACTACCCAACGAAGGATGGCAGTGCG GTTCGTGATTACATCCATGTTGTGGACTTGGCTGATGGTCACATTGCAGCTCTCCGAAAGCTTTTTGCCACTGAAAATATCG GCTGTATTGCCTACAACTTGGGAACAGGATGCGGTACATCTGTGCTTGAAATGGTTGCTGCATTTGAGAAGGCCTCTGGCAAG AAAATTCCGATCAAGCTGTGCCCTAGGAGATCTGGTGATGCTACTGCTGTTTATGCTTCTACTGAGAAAGCACAAAAAGAACTTGGTTGGAG GGCAAAATATGGAGTGGCTGAGATGTGTAGAGATCAGTGGAATTGGGCAAGTAAAAATCCCTATGGTTATCAAAGGAAGCCTTGA